One segment of Magnetovibrio sp. PR-2 DNA contains the following:
- a CDS encoding tyrosine-type recombinase/integrase: MGIYKRGNICYVRFQVNGKIFNFSAGTTDEEEARKLEKVIKKREQDKIRGIVEDMPLADAIAIFVRHMNDGRTKYKQSSITRYKTSFKQIACYLSDEMLSSVDKDWVAGYVAYRRAEKEEISNRTLRRDLDALSLVFQHMKDEHGAIEHNPVRKYDVNKCLQTAKVEIRIPSHSEIQMIIDDIGPMLGRLTAFQALTGLRQQEALQLEWRDVLLDRGRIIIPKSKSSSPRTVFLFKSAKKILQDLPRSPKGDFVFWHGDGHRYKRFANQWKSFTKRLGLPVRDHDLRHFYAHLYLMKGGTLHGLKEQLGHKWFETTLQYAHLSNEHIESEMERMGEYQPDKKPNVDVKFEFPKKWKYKQQYHPGWPK; the protein is encoded by the coding sequence ATGGGAATCTATAAGCGCGGTAACATTTGTTACGTTCGTTTCCAAGTGAACGGAAAGATTTTTAACTTTTCTGCAGGCACTACCGATGAAGAGGAAGCTCGAAAACTTGAGAAAGTTATTAAAAAACGAGAGCAAGATAAAATACGTGGCATTGTCGAGGACATGCCGCTAGCAGATGCTATCGCCATCTTTGTTCGGCACATGAATGACGGTCGGACAAAATACAAACAAAGCTCAATCACACGCTACAAAACATCTTTTAAACAAATTGCCTGTTACCTTTCTGATGAGATGCTTAGTAGCGTTGATAAAGATTGGGTCGCTGGGTATGTAGCTTACAGGCGTGCGGAGAAAGAGGAGATCAGTAATAGAACGCTGCGACGGGACCTTGACGCTCTGAGTCTTGTCTTTCAGCACATGAAAGATGAACACGGGGCAATCGAACACAATCCTGTTCGCAAGTATGATGTGAACAAGTGCTTGCAAACAGCTAAAGTAGAAATCCGCATACCTTCCCACAGTGAAATCCAGATGATCATCGACGACATAGGACCGATGCTAGGCCGGTTAACGGCATTTCAAGCTTTAACCGGATTGCGCCAACAAGAGGCTTTGCAACTAGAGTGGCGTGATGTCCTCCTGGATCGAGGACGGATCATTATTCCAAAGAGCAAAAGTTCATCGCCGAGAACTGTTTTTTTGTTCAAATCAGCCAAGAAGATTCTTCAAGACCTTCCAAGGTCGCCGAAAGGTGATTTTGTTTTCTGGCATGGAGATGGGCATCGTTATAAACGTTTTGCCAATCAATGGAAAAGCTTTACGAAGCGACTAGGTTTGCCTGTGCGAGATCACGATCTCAGACACTTTTATGCTCATCTATATTTGATGAAGGGCGGGACGCTTCATGGCCTTAAAGAACAGTTGGGTCACAAATGGTTTGAGACGACCCTGCAGTATGCACACTTGAGCAATGAGCACATTGAAAGTGAGATGGAGCGTATGGGTGAATATCAACCTGACAAGAAGCCCAACGTTGATGTGAAGTTTGAATTTCCCAAAAAATGGAAATACAAGCAGCAATATCATCCAGGGTGGCCGAAATGA